A single region of the Nicotiana sylvestris chromosome 6, ASM39365v2, whole genome shotgun sequence genome encodes:
- the LOC104221264 gene encoding uncharacterized protein, with the protein MVQTSLSILSSTSPSPFPSNFSSDSPSTSFNSFRRIPRFPNLKVFLSKQQLLVDNNDSAEQFFGNNSIADFMRFKKSTSADDGVSTAELQTAVVTYRKKFPWSLFQPFLQVDLVSTIHIADKEYFTALQKELEPYDCVLYEMVASRESLESRRGSSSISRKKLKSSRSRGFNIIGFIQRQMARFLTLDFQLDCLDYEGENWYHADLDFETFKLLQLERGESFFTFARDMTLRSTKALVQPTIPEDLGPWRSKLLWASRVLPMPLVGLLIIGGVCADVKSPASEYPELEALSRLDFGAAMKVFLAKRLTSEFTQITADVEAESVIIGERNKAALEALQRAMNEGHNKIAILYGGGHMPDLGRRLREEFDLVPSQVQWVTAWSIRNRDLTTSSLPFLKQMAEVSGWPLNRYQTLALLIFSSVLALDLWFWELFFGTTANWISHVASDISQYVHLHN; encoded by the exons ATGGTTCAAACTTCTCTCTCTATACTCTCTTCAACATCTCCATCTCCATTTCCTTCAAATTTCAGCTCCGATTCCCCTTCCACCTCGTTTAATTCCTTCCGACGAATTCCTCGTTTTCCGAATCTCAAGGTTTTCTTATCGAAGCAGCAGCTATTGGTCGATAATAATGACTCGGCAGAGCAGTTTTTCGGGAATAATTCGATTGCTGATTTCATGAGGTTTAAAAAAAGTACTAGTGCCGATGATGGAGTTAGCACCGCTGAGCTGCAAACCGCTGTCGTTACTTACCGTAAGAAGTTCCCTTGGTCTCTTTTTCAACCTTTTCTCCAG GTCGATTTGGTGTCTACGATACACATTGCTGATAAAGA GTACTTTACCGCCCTACAAAAGGAACTTGAACCATATGATTGCGTTCTTTATGAGATGGTAGCCAGCAGAGAAAGTTTGGAGAGTAGAAGAGGTTCTAGTTCTATTTCTAGAAAGAAATTAAAAAGCTCAAGATCACGGGGATTTAATATTATTGGATTCATCCAAAGGCAGATGGCAAGATTTCTCACGCTTGATTTCCAGCTAGATTGTCTTGACTACGAGGGTGAGAATTGGTACCATGCAGATCTTGATTTTGAGACCTTCAAGTTACTCCAG CTTGAAAGAGGCGAGAGCTTCTTCACATTTGCCAGAGATATGACCCTTAGATCAACAAAAGCACTTGTGCAACCTACAATTCCAGAAGATCTTGGCCCTTGGAGATCCAAACTTCTATGGGCTTCTCGGGTGCTGCCGATGCCTCTTGTTGGACTTCTTATCATTGGAGGTGTTTGTGCGGATGTGAAAAGCCCGGCGTCTGAATATCCTGAACTAGAAGCCTTGTCCAGACTTGATTTTGGTGCTGCAATGAAGGTCTTCCTGGCAAAGCGGCTAACATCCGA ATTCACACAGATCACAGCTGATGTAGAGGCGGAATCTGTCATCATCGGAGAGAGAAACAAAGCTGCATTAGAAGCACTTCAAAGAGCAATGAACGAGGGTCATAACAAGATTGCTATCCTGTATGGTGGCGGGCACATGCCAGATTTGGGACGGAGGCTgcgagaagagtttgaccttgtcCCTTCTCAGGTACAGTGGGTAACTGCCTGGTCCATAAGGAACCGCGACCTAACAACCAGTTCACTTCCTTTCTTGAAACAGATGGCAGAAGTCTCAGGTTGGCCTCTAAATCGATATCAGACTTTAGCCCTGCTAATTTTTTCTTCTGTTCTTGCATTGGATCTTTGGTTTTGGGAACTCTTTTTTGGCACCACAGCTAATTGGatttcccatgttgcatcagaCATTTCTCAATATGTTCATCTGCACAATTAA
- the LOC104221265 gene encoding uncharacterized protein: MQRPRDQRSRSSRPTTIHGLAQSGNVVAFRKMLNDNPSLLNERNPIMVHTPLHVAAGYNNVEILKFLLGWSGLEKVELEARNMYGETPLHMAAKNGCNEATKVLLAHGAIVEARANNGMTPLHLAVWHSLRAEDYSTVKTLLEYDADCSAEDNEGMAPINHLSHGPGNEKLRELLHHYLEEQRKRKAIEACSQTKAKMDELEHELSTIVGLDELKLQLRKWAKGMLLDERRKALGLKVGARRPPHMAFLGNPGTGKTMVARILGKLLHMVGILPTDKVTEVQRTDLVGEFVGHTGPKTRRKIQEAEGGILFVDEAYRLIPMQKSDDKDYGLEALEEIMSVMDSGKIVVIFAGYSEPMKRVITSNEGFCRRVTKFFHFDNFSSEDLAKILHLKMTNQADSSLLYGFKLHPSCTVDAVASLIKEEITEKQRKEMNGGLVDPMLVNARENLDLRLSFDCIDSGQLLTITLEDLKAGLQLLSQTGVAA, encoded by the exons atgcAGCGGCCGCgggatcaacggtcaagatcctCAAGGCCCACAACCATTCATGGCTTAGCACAATCTGGAAATGTTGTTGCCTTTCGAAAGATGCTCAATGACAACCCTTCTCTTCTCAATGAACGCAACCCTATT ATGGTGCATACACCTCTTCATGTCGCTGCTGGTTACAACAATGTTGAAATACTTAAGTTTTTGCTTGGTTGGTCGGGCCTAGAAAAGGTCGAGCTAGAAGCCAGGAACATG TATGGAGAGACGCCATTGCACATGGCAGCCAAGAATGGGTGTAACGAAGCAACGAAAGTGCTTCTTGCTCATGGTGCTATTGTTGAAGCCAGAGCCAAT AATGGGATGACTCCTTTGCACCTTGCTGTTTGGCACTCACTGCGAGCCGAAGACTATTCAACAGTAAAGACATTGTTGGAGTATGACGCGGATTGTAGTGCTGAAGACAAT GAGGGCATGGCTCCTATAAATCATCTCTCTCATGGCCCTGGAAATGAAAAATTGCGCGAGCTTCTCCACCATTATCTTGAAGAACAAAGAAAACGTAAAGCCATTGAAGCATGCAGCCAGACCAAAGCTAAAATGGATGAACTTGAACATGAATTATCTACAATAGTGGGATTGGACGAACTTAAACTGCAGCTCCGCAAATGGGCAAAGGGGATGCTCTTGGATGAGAGGCGTAAGGCCCTAGGGCTTAAAGTTGGTGCAAGAAGACCGCCCCATATGGCTTTCCTTGGAAACCCTGGAACAG GAAAAACTATGGTTGCTCGCATTCTTGGAAAATTACTTCATATGGTGGGGATTCTTCCCACTGACAAGGTGACAGAGGTGCAGAGAACAGATCTGGTTGGTGAATTTGTTGGTCATACAGGACCAAAGACAAGGAGAAAG ATCCAAGAAGCTGAAGGGGGGATTCTTTTCGTTGATGAAGCCTATCGATTAATACCTATGCAGAAATCAGATGATAAGGACTATGGTTTGGAAGCACTAGAGGAGATAATGTCAGTCATGGATAGTGGAAAAATTGTAGTAATCTTTGCAGGTTACAGTGAACCAATGAAGCGTGTGATCACTTCTAACGAAGGTTTCTGTAGACGAGTGACAAAATTTTTCCATTTTGACAACTTTAGCTCTGAAGACCTTGCCAAGATTCTTCATCTTAAGATGACCAATCAAGCTGATAGTAGCTTGCTATACGGATTTAAGTTGCATCCTTCATGTACTGTTGATGCTGTTGCATCACTTATCAAGGAAGAGATCACTGAAAAGCAGCGCAAGGAGATGAATGGAGGTCTAGTGGATCCAATGCTAGTTAATGCAAGAGAAAATTTGGATCTCAGACTCAGTTTTGACTGTATAGACTCAGGCCAACTATTAACAATTACTTTGGAGGACTTAAAAGCTGGTCTTCAATTGTTGTCGCAAACAGGAGTTGCAGCTTAG